The Haloarcula laminariae genome includes a window with the following:
- a CDS encoding heavy metal translocating P-type ATPase, whose translation MGTTHEQFNVGGMSCSFCAESIEKAYSRTDGVEDVDVSLAHEEVLVEYDDDLLSEVAVKDTLRDLGYTIRDPDKAKRYEQQQAELADGKRRLLIAGGASIVVAALMGWMIFVMGRFESASPAMDLVALGLALGTMFGPGRYIKQKAFQSLRRGIFNQHVLLEAGAFAGLLGGLLGLFVFPSFPTVHFFAVSVFITTYHILSEYTSLIVRTRASQAVQNLLDLQPDTARRVSDDGDVGEVPLDDLDVGDYVRVKPGENIPVDGTVVEGESTVDESVATGESIPEEKTGGDTVIGGSVNETGTLLIEVTATGEDAFLNQVAREIEEARAMKPGIIQLADRVLKYFVPGVLTIAALSFLFWVVAPLAWGAAPNVQRGAFAALAVLVLGYPCALGMATPLALIRGGGKAANRGILMRSGDAFQIFPDVDHVVLDKTGTITVGEPAVSEVVAFGADEVDVLTTAASAEAFSEHPLADAILEFVDEQDVEVADPDAFDSVTGKGVRATVASDDVLVGKPGWLSDEGIDLSKGGDDIERLQGRGLTVSGVVHGGDLIGLIGIGDEIKSDAAETIQRMRDAGITPVMLTGDNERTAQAVAEEVGIDRVMADVLPDEKREEIGRLQEAGHRVAMVGDGINDAPALTQADIGIAIGAGTDIAIESADIVLMGDRLGGVMDAYEIGSESYRKTRQNLATAFAFNGIGVAAATTGLVHPVFAMLAMVLSVSAVLANSFAGQLLSGKGINTEFALDERTDGDVSDGRTAAD comes from the coding sequence ATGGGAACGACACACGAACAATTCAACGTCGGGGGGATGTCCTGCTCGTTTTGCGCCGAAAGCATCGAGAAGGCCTACAGCCGAACCGATGGTGTCGAGGACGTCGACGTGAGTCTCGCCCACGAGGAAGTTCTCGTTGAATACGACGACGACCTGCTGAGCGAGGTGGCGGTGAAGGACACACTCCGGGACCTCGGCTACACCATCCGAGACCCGGACAAGGCGAAACGATACGAGCAGCAGCAGGCCGAACTCGCCGACGGGAAGCGCCGTCTCCTCATCGCCGGCGGCGCATCTATCGTTGTCGCTGCCCTGATGGGATGGATGATTTTCGTAATGGGACGCTTCGAGTCAGCGTCACCGGCGATGGATCTGGTGGCCTTGGGGCTGGCCCTCGGGACGATGTTCGGTCCCGGGCGCTACATCAAACAGAAGGCGTTCCAGAGCCTTCGCCGGGGGATCTTCAACCAGCACGTCCTCCTAGAGGCGGGCGCCTTCGCAGGGCTCCTCGGTGGGTTACTCGGCCTGTTTGTCTTCCCGAGCTTCCCGACCGTCCACTTCTTCGCCGTCTCCGTGTTCATCACCACCTACCACATCCTCTCCGAATATACGAGCCTCATCGTCCGCACACGAGCCTCACAGGCCGTGCAGAACCTGCTCGACCTCCAGCCCGACACAGCACGCCGCGTCAGTGATGACGGTGACGTCGGGGAAGTTCCCCTTGACGATCTCGACGTCGGCGACTACGTCCGGGTCAAACCTGGCGAGAACATCCCCGTCGATGGGACGGTCGTCGAGGGAGAGTCCACCGTCGACGAGTCAGTCGCCACCGGCGAGTCCATCCCCGAGGAGAAAACGGGCGGCGACACGGTGATCGGTGGTAGCGTAAACGAGACCGGGACGCTGCTCATCGAGGTAACTGCAACCGGGGAGGACGCGTTCCTGAATCAGGTGGCACGCGAGATCGAGGAGGCGCGGGCGATGAAACCCGGCATTATCCAGCTCGCCGACCGCGTCCTCAAGTACTTCGTCCCAGGCGTCTTGACGATTGCCGCGCTCTCGTTCCTCTTCTGGGTGGTCGCACCGCTCGCGTGGGGGGCAGCTCCCAATGTCCAGCGCGGGGCGTTCGCAGCGCTGGCCGTTCTCGTCCTCGGTTATCCGTGTGCGCTTGGGATGGCGACACCGCTCGCCCTAATTCGGGGTGGCGGGAAGGCGGCGAACCGCGGCATCCTGATGCGGTCGGGCGACGCCTTCCAGATATTTCCCGATGTCGACCACGTTGTGTTGGACAAGACCGGCACCATCACCGTCGGCGAACCTGCCGTCAGTGAGGTCGTCGCGTTCGGTGCCGACGAGGTGGATGTACTCACGACTGCAGCCAGTGCAGAGGCGTTCTCCGAGCATCCTCTCGCTGATGCAATCCTCGAATTCGTCGACGAGCAAGATGTCGAGGTCGCTGACCCCGATGCTTTCGACTCCGTGACCGGCAAGGGCGTCCGGGCAACCGTAGCCAGCGACGACGTGCTGGTCGGGAAACCGGGCTGGCTCAGCGACGAGGGAATCGACCTGTCGAAGGGCGGCGACGATATTGAGCGACTCCAGGGCCGCGGCCTCACCGTCTCTGGGGTCGTCCATGGCGGTGACCTCATCGGCTTGATCGGCATCGGCGACGAAATCAAATCCGACGCCGCCGAGACCATCCAGCGGATGCGCGACGCCGGTATCACACCCGTGATGCTCACCGGCGACAACGAACGCACCGCACAGGCTGTCGCCGAGGAGGTCGGCATCGATCGCGTTATGGCCGACGTCCTCCCCGACGAGAAACGCGAAGAGATCGGTCGCCTGCAGGAAGCCGGCCACCGTGTGGCGATGGTCGGCGACGGCATCAACGACGCGCCCGCACTTACGCAGGCGGACATCGGCATCGCAATCGGCGCAGGGACCGACATCGCCATCGAGTCGGCGGATATCGTCCTGATGGGCGACCGGCTCGGCGGCGTGATGGACGCCTACGAGATTGGGAGCGAGAGCTATCGGAAGACTCGCCAGAATCTCGCAACGGCCTTCGCGTTCAACGGTATCGGTGTCGCCGCTGCGACCACCGGGCTCGTTCATCCGGTGTTCGCGATGCTCGCGATGGTGCTGTCGGTCTCGGCCGTCCTCGCCAACAGCTTCGCTGGCCAGCTTCTCTCGGGCAAGGGTATCAACACCGAGTTCGCCCTCGACGAACGCACGGACGGTGACGTGAGCGACGGCCGGACGGCGGCCGATTAG
- a CDS encoding ArsR/SmtB family transcription factor, producing the protein MALLESNVPIREVVTTDPEKAKALENDVRAKILDMLAAEELMIEEIHDELHRRGEEKAETTVRHHVNVLKDAGMVEIARLEEAGGGTRKYYKSNTRIFSYELPEDAEQTLAGAQDTATAELAGLVERLYGEHGDDIEAVAREMKPCEYCATQHYEEFVLRELLNRALIDLTENGTVESVRRDSEDAGDEAESHDDEDGR; encoded by the coding sequence ATGGCGCTCCTCGAATCTAACGTGCCGATCCGCGAAGTCGTGACGACGGACCCGGAGAAAGCGAAGGCACTGGAGAACGACGTTCGGGCGAAGATCCTCGACATGCTCGCAGCCGAGGAGCTGATGATTGAGGAGATCCACGACGAACTGCATCGTCGTGGCGAGGAAAAGGCGGAGACGACGGTGCGCCACCACGTGAACGTCCTGAAGGACGCAGGGATGGTTGAGATCGCCCGTCTCGAGGAAGCTGGTGGGGGGACACGGAAGTACTACAAGTCGAACACGCGGATATTCTCGTATGAGCTTCCAGAGGACGCTGAGCAGACGCTCGCTGGGGCGCAGGACACCGCGACAGCCGAATTAGCAGGGCTCGTGGAGAGGCTCTATGGGGAGCACGGCGACGACATCGAAGCGGTGGCACGAGAGATGAAGCCGTGCGAGTACTGTGCGACCCAGCATTACGAGGAGTTCGTCCTTCGGGAATTGCTAAATCGCGCGCTTATTGACCTCACTGAGAATGGGACGGTGGAGAGCGTTCGACGTGATTCAGAAGACGCCGGCGATGAAGCCGAGTCCCATGACGACGAGGACGGTCGCTGA
- a CDS encoding CopG family ribbon-helix-helix protein produces MRTSLNVSEDILEEFDETWQAEGLDSRSRAIREAMQEYIEGHSQLEEVSGEVVAVLAFDYQHHEVIHDLHSAQHQFQDVIETMSHTHQGEWCLETVFCHGDAARVRELVYRLRDFDGVGRVKTMLLRSTAPANPE; encoded by the coding sequence ATGCGCACGAGCTTGAACGTGTCTGAGGATATTCTTGAGGAGTTCGATGAGACATGGCAGGCTGAGGGGTTGGACTCCCGCTCGCGGGCAATTCGTGAAGCGATGCAGGAATACATCGAGGGACATTCACAGCTCGAAGAGGTTTCCGGTGAGGTCGTCGCTGTACTGGCGTTCGATTACCAGCATCACGAGGTGATTCACGATCTCCATTCTGCCCAGCACCAGTTTCAGGACGTCATCGAGACGATGAGCCACACTCACCAGGGGGAGTGGTGTTTGGAGACCGTCTTCTGTCACGGCGATGCGGCACGGGTGCGGGAACTCGTGTATCGGCTCCGTGATTTCGATGGGGTCGGTCGCGTGAAGACGATGCTCCTCCGCAGTACTGCGCCGGCCAACCCGGAGTGA
- the merA gene encoding mercury(II) reductase, whose protein sequence is MTHTPDYDLVILGGGAAAFAAITEASRRDLSTAMVNTGLPIGGTCVNVGCVPSKHLLAVAENGAAASENPFDAVRYPEEPTVDWADALDGNDELVERFRQENYVDVAEHFETDIYKGYGQLVDDTTIEVVDGADEGARITGEKALVATGSSPWTPPIDGLDDVDYYTSETILEERDLPESILMLGGGYIALEWGQILHRVGVDVTVLQRSGHVLSDMEGQLGREMQRAFEEEGIEVITGNDFQRVRTLAADGGAESIQSGVAVETTIDGDERTVTGDALFVATGVQPNSEGIGLDTVGVETNDDGTVHVDEHFQTTNPDVYAAGDVIGDPELETVAAKEGNHAVKNAFGDEGVSIDYDAVPAVVFTSPEVAAVGTTEREYMDEHGTCSCRTVQMEDVPRAKAVKNTDGLVQVVKHHETDDIVGVHMVGPRAADMIMEATLAVTFGLTVDDIIDIVHPFPTFSEAFKQACQAFRRDTSTMSCCIE, encoded by the coding sequence ATGACCCACACCCCCGACTATGATCTCGTGATTCTCGGCGGTGGCGCCGCAGCCTTCGCCGCGATCACTGAAGCGAGCCGCCGAGATCTTTCAACGGCGATGGTGAACACCGGCCTTCCTATCGGCGGGACGTGCGTGAACGTCGGCTGTGTCCCGAGTAAGCATCTGCTCGCCGTCGCCGAGAACGGCGCTGCAGCGTCGGAGAATCCTTTCGACGCCGTTCGATACCCCGAGGAACCGACTGTCGACTGGGCCGACGCCCTCGACGGCAACGACGAACTCGTCGAACGGTTCCGGCAGGAGAACTACGTCGACGTCGCTGAGCACTTCGAGACCGACATTTACAAGGGCTACGGCCAGCTGGTCGACGACACGACCATCGAGGTCGTCGACGGCGCCGACGAGGGCGCGCGCATCACTGGGGAGAAGGCGCTCGTCGCGACCGGAAGTTCACCGTGGACACCACCCATCGACGGCCTCGACGACGTCGACTACTACACGAGCGAGACCATCCTCGAGGAGCGCGACCTTCCCGAGAGTATCCTGATGCTCGGCGGCGGGTATATCGCGCTGGAGTGGGGCCAGATACTCCACCGTGTCGGCGTCGACGTGACGGTTCTCCAGCGCTCCGGTCACGTGCTCTCAGATATGGAAGGCCAACTTGGTCGCGAGATGCAGCGTGCATTCGAGGAGGAGGGCATCGAGGTGATCACCGGCAACGACTTCCAGCGCGTCCGCACGCTAGCAGCCGACGGCGGCGCCGAATCGATTCAATCAGGCGTCGCCGTCGAAACGACCATCGACGGAGACGAGCGAACGGTCACCGGCGACGCGCTGTTCGTCGCGACCGGCGTCCAGCCGAATAGCGAGGGAATCGGCCTCGATACGGTGGGGGTCGAAACGAACGACGACGGGACAGTCCACGTCGACGAGCACTTCCAGACGACGAATCCCGACGTCTACGCAGCGGGCGACGTGATCGGCGACCCCGAACTGGAGACGGTCGCCGCCAAAGAGGGCAATCACGCCGTCAAGAACGCCTTCGGGGACGAGGGCGTCAGCATCGACTACGATGCCGTCCCCGCAGTCGTCTTCACCAGCCCCGAAGTCGCAGCCGTCGGCACGACCGAACGCGAGTATATGGACGAACACGGCACCTGTTCGTGCCGGACCGTCCAGATGGAGGACGTCCCGCGGGCGAAGGCGGTCAAGAACACTGACGGCCTCGTCCAGGTCGTCAAGCACCACGAGACCGACGATATCGTCGGCGTCCACATGGTCGGCCCCCGTGCCGCCGACATGATTATGGAAGCCACGCTAGCGGTGACGTTCGGCCTCACGGTCGACGACATCATCGACATCGTCCACCCGTTCCCGACGTTCTCCGAGGCGTTCAAACAGGCCTGTCAGGCGTTCCGACGGGACACGTCGACGATGAGTTGCTGTATCGAGTGA
- a CDS encoding winged helix-turn-helix transcriptional regulator, whose translation MADTTSSAPACDVDGTCYCPLTGVIDTLSRKYAMQLVSIIGAHDSLRFAEIEDHLPTASTSTISKRLDEFEEAGLVSRTQYNEIPPRVEYALTDEGNEIRSRLEPLLEWATANS comes from the coding sequence ATGGCAGATACTACTTCATCGGCGCCCGCGTGCGATGTCGACGGGACGTGCTACTGCCCGCTCACAGGAGTTATCGACACGTTGAGCCGGAAATACGCGATGCAACTCGTCAGCATCATCGGCGCACACGACTCACTGCGGTTCGCGGAGATCGAAGACCACCTTCCCACAGCGAGCACGTCGACAATCTCGAAACGCCTCGACGAATTCGAGGAGGCAGGACTCGTCTCACGGACGCAGTATAATGAGATTCCACCACGTGTCGAATACGCGCTAACTGACGAGGGAAATGAGATTCGTTCGAGATTAGAACCCCTTCTTGAGTGGGCGACGGCGAACTCCTGA
- a CDS encoding redoxin domain-containing protein: MINEGASAPSFTLPGLRDGAQTEYSLDETTADDRAALLVFYPFDFSPVCTNELCTISDAEWFQLTPALEVWAISGDSVYAHRAFAEEYDLNFPLLSDSSGSVAESYDVCYDGWENHERVPQRAVFLIDSEQTVRYSWATEDALEKPDFFPVKDALDTLEAERDELGPEDVELVVEYNEEPEPLI, translated from the coding sequence ATGATAAACGAGGGAGCGTCTGCACCGTCATTTACTCTTCCAGGTCTCCGTGACGGAGCACAAACCGAGTACAGCTTGGATGAGACAACTGCGGATGATCGGGCTGCGTTGCTGGTCTTTTACCCGTTTGATTTCAGTCCTGTGTGTACAAACGAATTGTGTACGATTAGCGATGCAGAGTGGTTCCAGCTGACACCAGCTCTCGAGGTTTGGGCAATTTCTGGTGACAGCGTCTACGCCCACCGAGCATTCGCCGAGGAATACGACCTGAATTTCCCGTTACTTAGTGATAGCTCCGGGAGCGTTGCCGAGTCATATGATGTCTGTTATGACGGATGGGAGAACCACGAGCGCGTCCCGCAGCGTGCCGTGTTCCTCATCGATTCCGAGCAAACGGTTCGATACAGTTGGGCGACAGAAGATGCCCTCGAGAAGCCGGATTTCTTCCCGGTTAAAGACGCTCTTGATACGCTGGAAGCGGAACGTGATGAACTCGGTCCTGAGGATGTCGAATTAGTAGTCGAATATAACGAGGAACCGGAGCCGCTCATATAA
- a CDS encoding DUF6166 domain-containing protein, with protein sequence MEMKSTTDPRAVVQDASERWQASADCVEYVGMRVDGTPVVLNLTAHERLSPNRSLGLVRHSPAGFDWGYTGSGPAQLACALLLDYTDNETVAQQHYIQFRNDVVSQLVCDGPADCWHLTGEDIEAALDEFEESRALTPDGGTPSSSLPANWSAVSRTDRTVFQRRDIDHYVVLAEGSEEWLIILCAQGDRAYPAPLDHRTLPVENDPASAVQALVAESNDLVEPEEDI encoded by the coding sequence ATGGAGATGAAATCGACTACCGATCCACGAGCAGTCGTACAGGATGCGAGTGAGCGATGGCAGGCGAGTGCAGACTGCGTTGAGTACGTCGGAATGCGTGTCGATGGAACGCCAGTGGTCCTGAACCTCACCGCACACGAACGCCTCTCCCCAAATCGAAGTCTCGGTCTCGTGCGGCATAGCCCGGCGGGATTCGACTGGGGCTATACGGGAAGCGGACCGGCACAGCTCGCCTGTGCGCTCCTCCTCGATTACACCGACAACGAAACCGTCGCCCAGCAACACTACATCCAGTTCCGCAACGACGTAGTCAGTCAGCTGGTGTGTGATGGCCCGGCCGACTGCTGGCACCTCACCGGGGAGGATATCGAGGCGGCACTCGACGAATTCGAAGAGTCCCGAGCACTCACGCCAGATGGTGGGACGCCGTCATCGTCACTGCCGGCGAATTGGAGTGCGGTGAGCCGGACAGATCGGACAGTCTTCCAACGTCGGGATATCGACCACTACGTCGTCCTCGCCGAAGGGAGCGAAGAGTGGTTGATCATACTTTGTGCGCAGGGGGACCGGGCGTATCCCGCCCCGCTTGACCATCGAACACTTCCGGTCGAGAACGACCCTGCCTCAGCTGTTCAGGCACTCGTCGCTGAGAGTAACGACCTCGTCGAGCCAGAGGAGGACATCTGA
- a CDS encoding VOC family protein gives MDARRIDHIHLRIPEDEIEHAIEFYQGHLGLALEGFDEYKEGESPIFHFRLTADTIIHIRPTEEFVHPERENFDHLAIILNEDITDVKQELEDAGVIIEREGTPDGATGEAPAIYVRDPFGYLIELKEPVSETV, from the coding sequence ATGGACGCACGACGAATCGACCACATCCACCTCCGCATTCCGGAGGATGAGATAGAGCATGCAATCGAATTCTATCAGGGTCACCTCGGATTGGCACTCGAAGGATTCGACGAGTACAAAGAAGGAGAATCGCCGATTTTTCACTTCCGGCTCACAGCAGACACGATTATCCACATCAGACCGACCGAAGAGTTCGTCCACCCCGAGCGGGAGAATTTCGACCACCTCGCAATTATTCTGAACGAGGACATCACGGATGTCAAACAGGAGCTTGAGGACGCTGGTGTCATCATCGAGAGAGAAGGAACACCCGACGGTGCGACAGGTGAAGCCCCAGCAATCTACGTTCGGGACCCATTCGGCTACCTCATCGAACTCAAAGAACCTGTCTCCGAGACGGTCTAA
- a CDS encoding glutathione S-transferase family protein translates to MGRLIDGHWKTTDELTENDQNRRGDSFRERIASDSRYPPESARYHLYIARACPWAHGAALVRKLLGLEDVISMDIVDPFRGSEGWQFRPDKPGCTPDTLHGLDYLHEVYTAADSTYTGGVTTPVLWDREEETIVNNESIEIIEMLATAFADHSDEYDLYPAGERDRIDAVVEELYEPILQGVYTAGFADSQETYEQAVKTMFAALGHWEDVLGDQRFLVGDSLSIADLRFFPALVRFDPVYYTHFKCNVRRLVDYPNLWGYTRDIYQHDGVSETVNVDHIKKHYYRSHTDINPTGFVPVGPDIDFTAPHNRE, encoded by the coding sequence ATGGGACGCCTCATCGACGGCCACTGGAAGACGACTGACGAACTGACCGAGAACGACCAGAACCGACGCGGCGACTCGTTCCGGGAGCGAATCGCTTCCGACTCCCGATATCCTCCGGAATCGGCCCGCTATCACCTGTACATCGCCCGAGCCTGTCCATGGGCTCACGGCGCCGCGCTGGTTCGAAAACTGCTCGGACTCGAAGACGTCATCTCGATGGATATCGTCGACCCGTTCCGAGGGAGTGAGGGCTGGCAATTCAGGCCAGACAAACCCGGTTGTACACCGGATACGCTGCATGGCTTGGACTACCTCCACGAAGTGTACACGGCAGCCGACTCGACGTACACTGGTGGCGTCACCACGCCAGTCCTTTGGGACCGGGAGGAAGAGACCATCGTCAACAACGAATCCATCGAGATCATCGAGATGCTCGCGACGGCCTTTGCCGACCACAGCGACGAGTACGACCTATATCCGGCGGGCGAACGTGACCGCATCGATGCGGTCGTCGAGGAGCTGTACGAACCGATTCTCCAAGGAGTGTACACGGCTGGCTTTGCAGACTCACAGGAGACCTACGAGCAGGCGGTCAAGACCATGTTCGCCGCCCTTGGCCACTGGGAAGACGTTCTCGGCGACCAGCGATTCCTCGTCGGCGATTCCCTGAGTATCGCCGACCTCCGCTTCTTCCCCGCCCTTGTCCGGTTCGACCCAGTTTATTATACACATTTCAAATGCAACGTCCGCAGACTCGTCGACTATCCTAACCTGTGGGGATACACCCGTGACATCTACCAACACGACGGTGTCTCGGAGACGGTCAACGTAGACCATATCAAGAAACATTACTACCGGAGTCACACGGATATCAACCCGACCGGTTTCGTCCCAGTCGGCCCTGATATCGATTTCACGGCACCTCACAATCGTGAATAA
- a CDS encoding winged helix-turn-helix transcriptional regulator, whose product MVPESDEDIDENLREVRELTPTACAGVQSLDQFGTKWRLRILYNLFDSDHRFNELKRSSGASSYTLSRVLESLEEDGIVDRHVEPGPPVETHYSLTEKGEALGPVFDAIDEWSTEWVGETDDEPTETPGV is encoded by the coding sequence ATGGTTCCAGAGTCCGATGAGGATATCGATGAAAACCTCCGAGAGGTGCGCGAACTCACACCGACAGCGTGTGCAGGTGTCCAATCGCTCGATCAGTTCGGTACCAAGTGGCGGCTTCGAATTCTCTACAACCTGTTCGATAGCGACCATCGATTCAATGAGCTGAAACGATCCTCTGGGGCGAGTTCGTACACGCTTTCGCGGGTCCTCGAATCACTTGAAGAAGACGGTATTGTCGACCGTCACGTCGAGCCAGGGCCGCCCGTTGAAACACATTACAGCCTGACCGAGAAGGGCGAGGCACTTGGCCCAGTTTTTGATGCAATCGACGAGTGGAGTACAGAGTGGGTTGGCGAGACGGACGATGAGCCGACGGAGACGCCCGGCGTTTGA
- a CDS encoding carboxymuconolactone decarboxylase family protein — protein MTSDNATPAFDGLFADTDIEPDFLKTLRAHDPEFADHVAAIARNAGADNALSAQTKTLITLALDAADGNTSGVKNLAAVARAQGVSEQELAETVKVVANQGGLGRLAAAVHALEE, from the coding sequence ATGACTTCAGACAATGCAACTCCAGCATTCGATGGCTTGTTTGCGGATACTGACATTGAACCGGACTTCCTGAAGACGCTTCGTGCTCACGACCCCGAGTTCGCAGACCACGTGGCTGCAATCGCACGAAACGCCGGCGCAGACAACGCGCTGTCTGCACAGACGAAGACTCTCATCACGCTTGCACTTGATGCCGCTGATGGAAACACATCTGGCGTAAAAAACCTCGCTGCTGTTGCCCGAGCACAAGGCGTTTCGGAGCAAGAACTCGCAGAGACGGTGAAGGTAGTTGCCAATCAGGGTGGCCTCGGACGACTTGCGGCCGCCGTCCACGCTCTAGAGGAGTAA
- a CDS encoding DoxX family membrane protein has protein sequence MVIETSPAAELLLIGRVLLGGVFTYLGISNMLDAGSNIEYARSAGVPLAGIAVPASFVLLILGGLGILLGVYPVVASVGVVAFFAGVTPAMHAFWRIKDPEERSQEKTQFMVNLALLGSAFIVLALGTATWPYSL, from the coding sequence ATGGTAATTGAAACGTCTCCTGCTGCCGAGCTCTTGCTCATCGGCCGAGTACTGCTCGGCGGCGTCTTTACGTATCTCGGCATCAGTAACATGCTCGATGCTGGATCCAATATCGAGTATGCTCGCTCGGCAGGGGTTCCGTTAGCAGGTATCGCCGTCCCCGCATCTTTCGTGCTGCTCATCCTGGGCGGACTCGGGATACTACTCGGGGTATATCCAGTGGTCGCCAGCGTCGGAGTCGTTGCATTCTTCGCCGGTGTCACCCCCGCGATGCACGCATTCTGGCGCATCAAGGACCCTGAGGAGCGGAGCCAGGAGAAAACGCAATTCATGGTCAATCTCGCGTTGCTCGGGAGCGCATTCATCGTGCTGGCACTCGGTACCGCGACGTGGCCATACTCCCTGTAA
- a CDS encoding IS5 family transposase, with translation MEALPKSQLLRFVEQAYHLARRAVVRYSSKFSKRRYTLHQHIVLLCPKVRKNTTYRTLLDELIEMPRIRSALDLEELPSPSTLCKAFDRLDMAVWRVLLNLSVTLLPTNGVVGIDASGFDRSHASKHYTKRTKLTIQQLKVTLLVDTRANAIFDLHVTTTRKHDSKIAPSLIKRNAGEVAILLGDKGYDDQKIRALAREANLRPLIKHREFSSLHKAWNARLDADLYGQRSQNETVNSRLKRKYGAFVRSQYWWKQFRELTIACFTHNIDQSL, from the coding sequence ATGGAGGCCCTCCCAAAGTCGCAGTTGCTTCGGTTCGTTGAGCAGGCGTATCACTTGGCTCGACGAGCTGTTGTCCGCTACTCGTCGAAGTTCTCTAAACGGCGCTACACACTCCACCAGCACATCGTCTTGCTCTGTCCCAAGGTGCGGAAGAATACGACGTACCGGACGCTTCTTGACGAACTTATCGAAATGCCTCGGATTCGGAGCGCCCTTGATCTTGAGGAACTCCCATCTCCTTCGACGTTGTGCAAAGCGTTCGACCGGCTCGATATGGCCGTATGGCGCGTCCTGCTCAACCTCTCGGTCACACTCCTTCCGACCAACGGTGTCGTCGGTATCGATGCATCCGGTTTCGACCGTAGTCACGCCTCGAAACACTACACGAAGCGAACGAAGCTGACGATTCAGCAGTTGAAAGTCACACTTCTCGTGGACACGAGAGCGAATGCTATCTTTGATCTCCACGTGACAACGACCAGAAAACACGACTCGAAAATCGCGCCGTCACTCATCAAGCGGAACGCCGGTGAGGTTGCGATTCTCCTCGGTGACAAGGGATACGACGACCAGAAGATTCGGGCGTTAGCCCGTGAGGCGAATCTTCGCCCGCTTATCAAACATCGAGAGTTCTCGTCACTTCACAAGGCGTGGAATGCTCGGCTGGATGCTGATCTCTACGGTCAGCGCAGTCAGAACGAGACGGTAAACTCCCGCCTCAAACGGAAATACGGCGCATTCGTCCGCTCACAGTACTGGTGGAAGCAGTTTCGGGAACTCACCATCGCCTGTTTCACTCATAACATCGACCAATCACTCTAA
- a CDS encoding DUF7389 domain-containing protein, with translation MSEHTQPSRADGESAESSEQTTRTEYVERSDVGVSLTVKLTRGTGTRDQDKIVAKAKGKTLEDAREDMEILREYIHDLAEDARQIQPEEEDE, from the coding sequence ATGTCAGAACATACCCAACCATCTCGAGCGGATGGCGAATCGGCTGAATCGAGCGAACAGACGACACGAACGGAGTACGTCGAACGAAGTGACGTCGGCGTCTCCCTCACCGTGAAGCTTACTCGCGGGACGGGCACCCGCGATCAGGACAAAATCGTGGCCAAAGCGAAAGGCAAGACTCTCGAAGACGCTCGCGAGGACATGGAGATTCTTCGGGAGTACATCCACGATCTCGCTGAGGACGCTCGCCAGATCCAACCCGAGGAAGAAGACGAGTAA
- a CDS encoding DUF6166 domain-containing protein, whose product MSRPSDTHSIEQTCPASDCDIAYVGYRQSGQAIVEKRPGQERLTPERSLALVNHSPSGFEWGYSGSGPAQLALALLLDYTGDEAFALDHYQAFKTEVVSQLDCAGSGERWRLTGPEIDAVLHETPGEPVAPSI is encoded by the coding sequence ATGAGTAGACCTAGCGACACACACTCGATTGAACAGACATGCCCAGCGAGCGACTGCGACATCGCCTACGTCGGGTATCGGCAGAGCGGGCAGGCTATCGTTGAGAAACGTCCCGGCCAAGAACGGCTCACACCAGAGCGGAGTCTCGCGCTGGTGAATCACAGTCCCTCGGGATTCGAATGGGGATATAGTGGTAGTGGTCCGGCGCAACTCGCGCTCGCACTCCTCCTCGACTACACGGGAGATGAGGCGTTCGCCCTCGACCACTACCAGGCATTCAAAACCGAGGTCGTGAGCCAGCTGGACTGCGCTGGGTCTGGTGAACGCTGGCGACTCACGGGACCCGAGATCGACGCAGTCCTTCACGAAACACCCGGCGAGCCGGTCGCACCATCCATCTGA